One Shewanella sp. MR-4 DNA window includes the following coding sequences:
- the folP gene encoding dihydropteroate synthase, translating to MFELIAGTKRLSLASPVVMGILNVTPDSFSDGGKFSSFELACQHADDMVAQGALIIDIGGESTRPGAADVTVEDELARVIPLVEYVAKHHDVWISVDTSKPEVMRQAVNAGAHLINDVRALLEPGALEIAAQLNVPICLMHMQGAPRSMQMAPEYQDVVADVSEFLRERIQACIDAGIPRERLLIDPGFGFGKTLEHNYELLAKLERFAQFELPILIGLSRKSMIGNLLARPTSERLAGSLAGAMIAAQKGAHIIRVHDVPETVDMLKVLQATQAYL from the coding sequence GTGTTTGAATTAATTGCTGGAACCAAACGCTTATCCTTAGCTTCGCCCGTCGTGATGGGCATTCTGAATGTTACTCCCGATTCTTTTTCCGACGGTGGAAAGTTCTCTTCCTTTGAATTAGCTTGTCAGCATGCCGATGACATGGTGGCCCAAGGTGCGCTTATCATCGATATCGGTGGCGAGTCGACAAGACCGGGTGCGGCCGATGTGACGGTTGAGGATGAACTCGCCCGTGTGATCCCTCTGGTGGAATATGTCGCTAAACATCATGATGTGTGGATTTCAGTCGATACCAGTAAACCTGAAGTGATGCGACAAGCGGTGAATGCTGGCGCGCATTTAATCAACGATGTGCGTGCCTTGCTGGAACCTGGGGCATTAGAGATTGCGGCTCAGCTGAATGTGCCCATCTGTTTAATGCACATGCAGGGCGCGCCGCGCAGTATGCAAATGGCGCCGGAATACCAAGACGTTGTTGCCGATGTTTCTGAGTTTTTGCGTGAGCGTATTCAAGCCTGCATCGATGCGGGGATCCCGCGAGAGCGATTGTTAATCGACCCGGGTTTTGGTTTTGGTAAAACCTTAGAACATAACTATGAACTGCTGGCGAAGTTAGAGCGTTTTGCGCAGTTTGAATTGCCGATATTGATAGGTTTATCCCGTAAGAGCATGATAGGAAACCTTCTCGCTAGACCGACCTCCGAGCGTCTAGCGGGGAGCCTTGCTGGCGCCATGATAGCGGCCCAGAAAGGGG